The following proteins are encoded in a genomic region of Phragmites australis chromosome 9, lpPhrAust1.1, whole genome shotgun sequence:
- the LOC133929204 gene encoding probable xyloglucan glycosyltransferase 7 has product MAPSWWGREARGNGGGTPVVVKMENPNWSISEVAAAEEVAPGSPAGGGKAGRGKNARQITWVLLLKAHRAAGRLTGAASAALAVAAAARRRVAAGRTDTDAAPGESTALRARFYGCIRVFLVLSLLLLAVEVAAYLQGWHLEMELPRLLAVDGLFAAAYAGWMRARLEYLAPPLQFLTNACVVLFLIQSIDRLVLCLGCFWIRLKGIKPVPQAAGKEDVEAGADDFPMVLVQIPMCNEREVYQQSIGAVCSLDWPKSNFLVQVLDDSDDATTSALIKEEVEKWQREGVRIIYRHRVIRDGYKAGNLKSAMNCSYVKDYEFVVIFDADFQPQPDFLKRTVPHFKGKDDVGLVQARWSFVNKDENLLTRLQNINLCFHFEVEQQVNGAFLNFFGFNGTAGVWRIKALEDSGGWMERTTVEDMDIAVRAHLKGWKFLFLNDVECQCELPESYEAYRKQQHRWHSGPMQLFRLCFVDIIKSKIGFWKKCNLIFLFFLLRKLILPFYSFTLFCVILPMTMFVPEAELPAWVVCYIPATMSILNILPAPKSFPFIVPYLLFENTMSVTKFNAMISGLFQLGSAYEWVVTKKSGRSSEGDLVALVEKHSKQQRVGSAPNLDALTKEESNPKKDSKKKKHNRIYRKELLLSFLLLTAAARSMLSAQGIHFYFLLFQGVSFLVVGLDLIGEQVE; this is encoded by the exons ATGGCGCCGTCGTGGTGGGGGAGGGAGGCGAGGGGCAATGGCGGCGGGACGCCGGTGGTGGTGAAGATGGAGAATCCCAACTGGTCCATCtccgaggtggcggcggcggaggaggtggcgccggggtCGCCGGCGGGCGGGGGCAAGGCGGGGCGGGGCAAGAACGCGCGCCAGATCACGTGGGTGCTGCTCCTCAAGGCGCACCGCGCGGCGGGGCGGCTCACGGGGGCGGCATCCGCcgcgctcgccgtcgccgcggcggcgcgcCGGAGGGTGGCGGCGGGGCGGACGGACACCGACGCTGCGCCCGGGGAGAGCACGGCGCTGCGCGCGCGCTTCTACGGCTGCATCCGGGTCTTCCTCGTGCtgtcgctgctgctgctcgccgtCGAGGTGGCGGCGTACCTCCAGGGCTGGCACCTTGAGATGGAGCTGCCTAGGCTCCTTGCCGTGGACGGGCTCTTCGCCGCCGCCTACGCGGGGTGGATGCGCGCCCGCCTCGAGTACCTCGCGCCGCCGCTACAGTTCCTGACCAACGCCTGCGTCGTCCTTTTCTTGATCCAGAGCATCGATCGACTCGTCCTTTGCCTCGGTTGCTTCTGGATCAGGCTCAAGGGTATCAAACCCGTGCCGCAGGCCGCCGGCAAAGAGGACGTCGAGGCCGGCGCCGACGACTTCCCCATGGTGCTCGTGCAGATTCCCATGTGCAACGAGAGGGAG GTGTACCAGCAATCAATTGGTGCAGTTTGCAGCCTGGACTGGCCAAAGTCAAACTTCCTGGTTCAGGTGTTGGATGATTCTGATGATGCTACCACTTCGGCGTTaatcaaggaggaggtggagaaaTGGCAGCGGGAGGGTGTGCGCATAATATACCGGCACCGGGTGATCCGGGACGGCTACAAGGCTGGAAACCTTAAATCGGCCATGAACTGCAGTTATGTGAAAGATTATGAGTTTGTTGTCATCTTTGATGCTGATTTCCAACCACAACCAGATTTCCTGAAGCGTACCGTGCCCCATTTCAAG GGAAAGGATGATGTCGGGTTGGTTCAGGCAAGATGGTCTTTCGTAAACAAGGACGAGAATTTGTTGACCAGACTGCAGAACATAAATCTGTGCTTCCACTTTGAGGTGGAGCAGCAGGTCAATGGGGCGTTTCTCAACTTCTTTGGGTTCAACGGCACTGCAGGAGTGTGGAGAATTAAGGCACTTGAGGATTCTGGAGGATGGATGGAGAGGACAACAGTGGAGGATATGGACATAGCTGTCCGAGCACATCTCAAGGGATGGAAATTTCTCTTCCTGAATGATGTTGAG TGTCAATGTGAGTTGCCAGAATCATATGAAGCGTACAGAAAACAGCAACACCGGTGGCACTCAGGTCCCATGCAATTGTTTAGACTCTGCTTTGTGGACATTATAAAATCCAAG ATTGGATTCTGGAAGAAGTGCAATCTCatattccttttcttcctccttcggAAGCTCATCTTACCCTTCTATTCATTCACCCTTTTCTGCGTCATCCTTCCCATGACAATGTTCGTTCCTGAAGCTGAACTTCCTGCATGGGTTGTATGCTACATTCCAGCAACAATGTCCATTCTCAACATCCTCCCAGCCCCCAAATCCTTCCCATTCATTGTTCCATACCTTCTATTTGAGAACACCATGTCAGTAACCAAGTTCAATGCCATGATTTCTGGCCTGTTCCAGCTTGGGAGTGCCTACGAGTGGGTCGTCACCAAGAAATCAGGCCGTTCTTCTGAGGGAGATCTCGTTGCCCTTGTTGAGAAACACTCTAAGCAACAAAGAGTAGGTTCAGCGCCCAATCTCGATGCGCTAACAAAGGAGGAATCAAATCCTAAAAAGgattccaagaagaagaagcacaaTAGGATCTACAGGAAGGAACTTTTACTTTCCTTCCTACTGTTAACAGCAGCCGCCCGAAGTATGCTGTCTGCCCAGGGCATCCATTTCTACTTCCTTCTGTTCCAAGGGGTCTCATTCTTGGTTGTCGGTCTCGACCTAATTGGCGAGCAAGTGGAGTGA
- the LOC133929205 gene encoding uncharacterized protein LOC133929205 translates to MSWLARSIAATLSSPRGELDSDAEESEPETASAERAAAPEEDSLLRGPNPNPDTEEPEQPNTPSRGVKDDISEFTETLTRRLWGVASFLAPPPTLPESSTPRAEAPAEVEDKEEGKEYDGDGGEDGDEAAQPPRIAGIRSDLAEIGGRVSSGISMLQNNLAVAEISKIASSLLPFGQGEADEEEPVAGITEEVVVFVRHISTRPETWLDFPLFISERYADDFELSDAQYMHALAIEHLVPSLSDSKAQICSTDMSEACFWKIYFVLLHSKLNKQDAELLSTPQILEAREELLQSLQAQNKQGSKVPGESSENAKFSSAPAEEKVIQPSGIQDKAGMSEVSSLEEPTSDIMPEIESEKFPVSTTEVEIVDKSVVEELAVRNESKISPVESKKIHFETDEDEVDEWPDDDEPEAVGAPSNRTSLEQEEDVSFSDLEDGSDDDDNKKDGQQGKQPSN, encoded by the exons ATGTCGTGGCTCGCACGCTCCATTGCGGCCACCCTCTCCTCGCCGCGCGGCGAGCTGGACTCCGACGCCGAGGAGTCCGAGCCCGAGACCGCCTCTGCTGAGAGGGCGGCGGCCCCGGAGGAGGACTCCTTGCTGCGCGGCCCCAACCCGAACCCCGACACCGAGGAGCCGGAGCAGCCCAACACCCCGAGCCGCGGCGTCAAGGACGACATCTCCGAGTTCACCGAGACCCTCACCCGCCGCCTCTGGGGCGTCGCGTCCTTCCTCGCGCCGCCCCCGACGCTGCCGGAATCCTCGACCCCGCGCGCGGAGGCTCCGGCGGAGGTGGAAGAcaaggaggaagggaaggagtaCGATGGAGATGGAGGCGAGGACGGGGATGAGGCAGCGCAGCCTCCGCGGATCGCGGGGATCCGGAGCGATCTGGCGGAGATCGGCGGGAGGGTGAGTAGCGGCATCTCGATGCTGCAGAACAACTTGGCCGTGGCGGAGATCTCCAAGATCGCGTCGTCGCTCCTGCCGTTTGGTCAGGGGGAAGCAGACGAGGAGGAGCCGGTGGCCGGGATCaccgaggaggtggtggtgttcGTGAGGCACATCTCCACGCGGCCCGAGACGTGGCTCGATTTTCCCCTCTTCATCAGCGAGCGCTACGCCGATG ATTTTGAACTGTCGGATGCTCAGTATATGCATGCATTAGCCATAGAGCACCTTGTGCCAAGCTTATCAGACTCAAAGGCTCAGATTTGCTCTACTGATATGAGTGAGGCATGTTTCTGGAAGATCTATTTTGTGCTTCTGCACTCAAAACTCAACAAGCAAGATGCTGAACTTCTTTCAACACCACAG ATCCTAGAAGCAAGGGAAGAATTGTTGCAAAGTTTACAGGCTCAGAATAAGCAGGGATCCAAGGTTCCTGGTGAATCATCAGAGAATGCAAAATTTTCCTCTGCTCCTGCTGAAGAGAAGGTGATACAACCTTCAGGCATCCAAGATAAAGCTGGCATGTCAGAGGTTTCATCGTTGGAAGAACCCACTTCTGATATCATGCCAGAAATCGAATCTGAAAAATTCCCAGTGTCCACCACTGAGGTGGAAATAGTTGACAAGTCAGTGGTCGAAGAGCTGGCAGTGAGAAACGAAAGCAAGATCTCACCCGTTGAGTCGaaaaaaattcattttgagACTGACGAAGATGAAGTCGACGAATGGCCTGACGACGACGAGCCTGAGGCGGTGGGCGCACCAAGCAACAGGACTTCACTAGAGCAGGAGGAAGACGTGTCGTTCAGCGATCTGGAGGACGGCAGCGACGACGATGACAATAAAAAGGATGGGCAACAGGGCAAGCAGCCAAGTAACTAG
- the LOC133929867 gene encoding uncharacterized protein LOC133929867, with protein sequence MKQKSEGSKLGRWLGAPVRALSRACDSYVRRMSACAGRMPTHAGVVGGRGGFAPGPMQAAATFSSRSRCGGPGGGGGDEDVNELVRAMSQRQAPPGSRGEDVAVVVPVRSRSVAVARIDEDAPCEFGADDDVRVGGPARPAVRRARSVAVRSAGLAAPAGGFGAAMSVVHG encoded by the coding sequence atgaagcagaagagcGAGGGCAGCAAGCTGGGGCGGTGGCTGGGCGCACCGGTGCGGGCGCTGTCGCGTGCGTGCGACTCGTACGTGCGGAGGATGTCGGCCTGCGCGGGGCGGATGCCGACGCATGCGGGCGTcgtcggcggccgcggcgggttCGCGCCGGGGCCCATGCAGGCCGCGGCCACGTTTAGctcccgctcgcgctgcggcgggcccggcggcggcggcggcgacgaggacgTGAACGAGCTCGTGCGCGCCATGTCTCAGCGCCAGGCTCCACCAGGCAGCCGTGGCGAGGACGTGGCCGTCGTCGTCCCGGTAAGGAGCCGGAGCGTGGCGGTGGCCAGGATCGACGAGGACGCGCCGTGCGAGTTCGGCGCCGACGACGACGTGCGCGTCGGCGGTCCCGCGCGGCCGGCCGTGCGCAGGGCACGCAGCGTCGCCGTGCGCAGCGCCGGCCTCGCCGCGCCCGCCGGAGGGTTCGGCGCCGCGATGAGCGTCGTGCACGGCTGA
- the LOC133929206 gene encoding uncharacterized protein LOC133929206, translating to MAAAAAAIASSSTPRPLRRALAAHAPHFNALPIRARRPRLAVSASSARSEAETSGSERFYFNFTGFPFPLGPFLNRRTIRTEAVKGSIWLFEQEQALGFSSVSTNTRMTVVKLKSGGLWVHAPIAPTKECIQLLKELDAPVEHIVLPTFAYEHKIFVGPFSRKFPKAQIWVAPRQWSWPINLPLEFFGIFRARPLKDEDDATPWAAEIEQKVLSSPEVGIGPYVEVAFYHKPSRTLLVTDAVIFVPRQPPECISKESLLASAKNGLAVKILSKGKEVPDEPVVDNKLNLQKGWERMVLQILFLGPSNLLEPNASFAQMSQKLIVSPIVKTLVFSKVPEKVRDWVDRIAADWRFRRIIPAHFAAPVNASRSDFLAAFAFLDEFLPERSAAAPGLSLLFASLMGKAASYFPPDDMKTLSSLDQFLVSVGAVKKTVSGRKR from the exons atggcagcagcagcagcagccatcgCCTCCAGTTCCACCCCGCGTCCGCTCCGCCGGGCTCTCGCCGCGCACGCGCCCCATTTCAACGCCCTGCCGATCCGCGCCCGCAGGCCGCGCCTCGCCGTCTCGGCCTCGTCCGCGCGGTCCGAGGCGGAGACCAGCGGGTCCGAGCGGTTCTACTTCAACTTCACTGGATTTCCCTTCCCGCTCGGCCCGTTCCTCAACCGCCGCACCATCCGCACCGAG GCGGTGAAGGGCAGCATATGGCTGTTCGAGCAGGAGCAAGCGCTGGGCTTCAGCAGCGTCTCCACCAACACCCGCATGACCGTCGTCAAGCTCAAGTCCGGCGGTCTCTGGGTGCACGCGCCCATCGCGCCGACCAAGGAGTGCATCCAG CTGCTGAAGGAGCTGGACGCGCCGGTGGAGCACATCGTGCTGCCGACCTTCGCGTACGAGCACAAGATCTTCGTGGGGCCCTTCTCCAGGAAGTTCCCCAAGGCGCAGATATGGGTGGCGCCCAGGCAGTGGAGCTGGCCAATCAACCTGCCGCTCGAGTTCTTCGGGATCTTCCGGGCCAGGCCCCTCAAGGACGAGGATGACGCCACACCGTGGGCCGCTGAGATCGAGCAGAAGGTGCTCAGCTCGCCGGAAGTTG GGATTGGGCCTTATGTGGAGGTGGCGTTCTATCATAAACCTTCGCGGACATTGCTGGTGACAGATGCTGTCATTTTCGTTCCTCGGCAGCCGCCTGAGTGTATCAGCAAAGAATCATTGTTGGCATCTGCCAAGAACGGATTGGCAGTGAAGATATTGAGCAAAGGGAAAGAGGTTCCGGATGAACCAGTTGTGGACAATAAGCTGAACCTTCAAAAAG GATGGGAGAGAATGGTGCTTCAAATATTGTTTCTTGGTCCCTCAAACCTTCTGGAGCCAAATGCAAGCTTTGCTCAAATGTCACAAAAATTGATTGTCTCACCTATTGTCAAGACACTCGTTTTCAGCAAAGTTCCAGAAAAG GTAAGGGACTGGGTCGACAGGATCGCCGCCGACTGGCGATTCAGGCGGATAATCCCCGCCCACTTCGCGGCCCCAGTCAACGCGAGCCGGTCAGACTTCCTGGCCGCCTTCGCCTTCCTTGATGAGTTCCTCCCCGAACGCTCTGCTGCAGCGCCCGGCCTCTCCTTGCTCTTCGCCTCGCTCATGGGGAAGGCGGCCAGCTACTTCCCTCCCGATGACATGAAGACGCTCTCGTCCCTCGACCAGTTCTTGGTCTCTGTCGGTGCCGTTAAGAAGACGGTCTCAGGGAGAAAGAGATGA
- the LOC133929869 gene encoding CLAVATA3/ESR (CLE)-related protein 10-like, whose protein sequence is MGPSWCRSLRLLFLASLLVLSAAALQSSQRTGNRPPELSAADALLARMCDPRSSHPAGVSPLSLCHGLHLRRLHGGGRHHHHRPAPLPLPPPGRGGEEEVDVRYDVAKRLVPTGPNPLHN, encoded by the coding sequence ATGGGGCCGTCATGGTGCCGGAGTCTTCGTCTCCTCTTCTTGGCGTCCCTGCTcgtcctctccgccgccgctctGCAGTCCTCGCAGCGCACGGGGAACCGGCCACCGGAGCTGTCCGCCGCCGACGCGCTCCTCGCCCGCATGTGCGACCCCCGAAGCTCGCACCCGGCAGGCGTGTCGCCGCTCTCCTTGTGCCACGGCCTGCACCTCAGGCGCCTCCACGGAGGCgggcgccaccaccaccaccgaccGGCGCCGCtaccgctgccgccgccgggccgcggcggggaggaggaggtcgacgTGCGCTACGACGTCGCCAAGCGGCTCGTGCCGACGGGGCCGAACCCGCTGCACAACTGA